The following proteins come from a genomic window of Gordonia westfalica:
- a CDS encoding CaiB/BaiF CoA transferase family protein, translating to MRPLEDVRIIAVEQYGAGPFGSVHLADLGADVLKIEEPTSGGDVGRYVPPYNKGEDSLFFETFNRNKRSLSLDLGTPGGRKVFEDLVRTSDAVYSNLRGDVPAKIKITYDDLKHLNPAIVCCSLTGFGMTGPRAKQPGYDYILQGLAGWMDLTGDPDGPPTKSGLSLVDFCGGYVAALSLMAGLHAARRDGIGGDCDVSLYDTAISMLTYPAAWHLNAGYRPGRTKNSAHPSLVPFQAFEASDGWFVVGCAKEKFWVRLAEAIGLAELLDDPRFTDFAARGKHKDELLPLLEKRFAESTVDHWVSLLTEAGVPTGPINDVEQALTEEHTLARGLIATTDHEVWGEVRQVTSPVRFGNEPAEYRRAPRRNENFDEVMELLGYSAEDVSGLVDAGAFGSIAQATP from the coding sequence ATGAGGCCGCTCGAGGACGTCCGGATCATCGCCGTCGAGCAGTACGGTGCCGGCCCCTTCGGCAGCGTCCACCTCGCCGACCTCGGTGCCGACGTGCTCAAGATCGAGGAGCCGACCTCCGGCGGCGACGTCGGGCGCTACGTTCCGCCCTACAACAAGGGTGAGGACTCGCTGTTCTTCGAGACCTTCAACCGCAACAAGCGCAGCCTGTCGCTGGACCTCGGAACCCCCGGCGGACGCAAGGTCTTCGAAGATCTCGTCCGCACCAGCGACGCGGTCTACTCGAACCTGCGCGGCGACGTCCCGGCGAAGATCAAGATCACCTACGACGACCTCAAGCACCTCAACCCGGCCATCGTCTGCTGCAGTCTGACCGGGTTCGGCATGACCGGTCCCCGGGCCAAGCAGCCCGGTTACGACTACATCCTGCAGGGCCTGGCCGGGTGGATGGACCTCACCGGCGATCCCGACGGTCCGCCCACCAAATCCGGTCTCTCCCTTGTCGATTTCTGTGGCGGCTATGTCGCCGCGCTCAGCCTGATGGCGGGTCTGCACGCCGCCCGGCGAGACGGGATCGGCGGTGACTGCGACGTCTCGCTCTACGACACCGCCATCTCGATGCTCACCTACCCGGCCGCCTGGCACCTCAACGCCGGCTACCGTCCGGGCCGCACGAAGAACTCCGCGCATCCCTCGCTGGTGCCGTTCCAGGCCTTCGAGGCCTCCGACGGCTGGTTCGTCGTCGGCTGTGCCAAGGAGAAGTTCTGGGTGCGGCTGGCCGAGGCCATCGGCCTCGCCGAGCTGCTCGACGACCCGCGGTTCACCGACTTCGCGGCCCGCGGCAAGCACAAGGACGAACTGCTGCCGTTGCTGGAGAAGCGATTCGCCGAGTCGACGGTCGATCACTGGGTGTCGTTGCTGACCGAGGCGGGTGTGCCGACGGGTCCCATCAACGACGTCGAGCAGGCGCTGACCGAGGAGCACACCCTGGCGCGCGGGCTCATCGCCACCACCGACCACGAGGTGTGGGGCGAGGTCCGTCAGGTCACCTCACCGGTGCGCTTCGGCAACGAACCCGCGGAGTATCGTCGGGCTCCCCGCCGCAACGAGAACTTCGACGAGGTGATGGAACTGCTCGGCTACAGCGCAGAGGACGTCAGCGGTCTCGTCGACGCCGGCGCCTTCGGATCGATCGCACAGGCCACGCCGTGA
- a CDS encoding hydantoinase/oxoprolinase family protein: protein MKRIGVDVGGTFTDLVLWDDDGTVTVHKTPSTNHDPSIGTMDGIEVLAERAGIDVADIEMFFHGTTVATNIVLEHNGSDVGMITTDGFRDLLHIARKKRPLNYSNYQDLPWQKWQLVPRRNRRTVAERIDAAGNVLTPLDEDAVRREVALLRERKVEAIAVAFLHAYRNPTHEQRVREIIAEEYPGVFVSLSSDVASQYREYERFSTTALNAFVGPKTSRYIENLAGKAKAAQVGEDVHLMTSAGGLVTSRSAGEVPVSLLTSGVVAGLLGGCFIGRASGYPSVITLDVGGTSADIGVAPDGKLRMKHLLDTRIGDYHAMVPMAEVDTIGAGGGSIASIDEGGMFRVGPRSAGAMPGPACYNRGGTEPTSTDAMVVMGWLGADSFLSGTMEVKPELATEAVKTHIADKLGADLDHAAMGIFQILAHSMTEAISLHSVRKGYDPREFSLVAEGGAGPLYAWQIAEHLGIPRVIVPGHPGITSAVGLLTTDVRYEVPTTVWTSSAEPDLDLLTREMDRLSEQAVAQLRADGISEDDITLERSVDCRYVGQGYELRVPAPDGEITADWVEQTAATFHEVHGRTYSQRFDDKPVQLVNIRVTGVGAVEHIRIAEIEKGGADASGAIKSTTQALFWKNDSADPEWVETPVYDRALFKAGNTFEGPAIVQQFDSTTIVGIGQKATVDAVGHIIIERSA from the coding sequence ATGAAGCGAATCGGCGTGGATGTGGGCGGTACGTTCACCGACCTGGTCCTGTGGGACGACGACGGGACGGTGACGGTGCACAAGACGCCGTCGACGAACCACGATCCCTCGATCGGCACGATGGACGGGATCGAGGTGCTCGCCGAACGCGCGGGCATCGACGTCGCGGACATCGAGATGTTCTTCCACGGGACCACCGTGGCCACCAACATCGTGCTCGAGCACAACGGCAGCGACGTCGGCATGATCACCACCGACGGCTTCCGCGACCTCCTGCACATCGCGCGTAAGAAGCGCCCCCTGAACTACTCCAACTACCAGGATCTGCCCTGGCAGAAGTGGCAGCTGGTGCCGCGCCGCAACCGGCGGACCGTCGCCGAGCGGATCGACGCCGCCGGCAACGTGCTGACCCCGCTCGACGAGGATGCCGTCCGCCGCGAGGTCGCTCTTCTCCGCGAACGCAAGGTCGAGGCGATCGCCGTCGCCTTCCTGCACGCCTACCGCAACCCGACCCACGAGCAGCGGGTCCGCGAGATCATCGCCGAGGAGTACCCCGGCGTCTTCGTGTCGCTGTCCAGCGACGTCGCCAGCCAGTACCGCGAGTACGAGCGTTTCTCGACCACCGCCCTCAACGCCTTCGTCGGACCCAAGACCTCCCGGTACATCGAGAACCTGGCCGGCAAGGCCAAGGCCGCGCAGGTCGGCGAGGACGTCCACCTGATGACCTCGGCCGGCGGTCTGGTGACCTCGCGCAGCGCCGGCGAGGTCCCCGTCTCGCTGCTGACCAGCGGCGTCGTCGCCGGCCTGCTCGGCGGCTGCTTCATCGGCCGCGCCTCGGGATACCCGAGCGTCATCACCCTCGACGTGGGCGGCACCTCGGCCGACATCGGTGTCGCGCCCGACGGCAAGCTGCGCATGAAGCATCTCCTCGACACCCGGATCGGCGACTACCACGCAATGGTCCCGATGGCCGAGGTCGACACCATCGGCGCCGGCGGCGGCTCGATCGCCAGCATCGACGAGGGCGGCATGTTCCGCGTCGGACCGCGCAGCGCAGGAGCCATGCCCGGGCCCGCCTGCTACAACCGCGGCGGCACCGAACCCACCTCGACCGACGCCATGGTCGTCATGGGCTGGCTGGGCGCCGACAGCTTCCTGTCGGGAACCATGGAGGTCAAGCCGGAGCTCGCGACCGAGGCGGTCAAGACCCACATCGCCGACAAGCTCGGCGCCGATCTCGATCACGCCGCGATGGGCATCTTCCAGATCCTCGCCCACTCGATGACCGAGGCCATCTCCCTGCACTCGGTGCGCAAAGGCTATGACCCACGCGAATTCTCGCTGGTCGCCGAGGGCGGCGCCGGACCGCTGTACGCCTGGCAGATCGCCGAGCACCTGGGCATCCCGCGGGTCATCGTCCCCGGCCATCCGGGCATCACGTCGGCCGTCGGCCTGCTGACCACCGACGTGCGCTACGAGGTTCCGACCACCGTGTGGACCTCGTCGGCCGAACCCGATCTCGACCTGCTGACTCGCGAGATGGACCGGCTCTCCGAGCAGGCCGTCGCCCAGCTGCGCGCCGACGGCATCTCCGAGGACGACATCACTCTCGAGCGCAGCGTCGACTGCCGTTATGTCGGACAGGGTTACGAGCTCCGTGTGCCCGCGCCCGACGGCGAGATCACCGCCGACTGGGTCGAGCAGACCGCGGCCACCTTCCACGAGGTGCACGGCCGTACCTACTCGCAGCGATTCGACGACAAGCCGGTCCAGCTGGTCAACATCCGGGTGACCGGTGTCGGAGCCGTCGAGCACATCCGCATCGCCGAGATCGAGAAGGGTGGCGCCGACGCGTCGGGCGCCATCAAGTCGACCACCCAGGCGCTGTTCTGGAAGAACGACTCCGCGGACCCCGAATGGGTCGAGACCCCCGTCTACGACCGCGCACTGTTCAAGGCGGGCAACACCTTCGAGGGCCCGGCCATCGTCCAGCAGTTCGACTCGACGACCATCGTCGGTATCGGACAGAAGGCCACGGTCGACGCCGTGGGCCACATCATCATCGAGAGGAGCGCCTGA
- a CDS encoding acyl-CoA dehydrogenase family protein, which translates to MDFSFTEEQRDFRSALRQLVDKEIIPVANEWEREGRYPTEIVSRLRDMGLFGITTPEEYGGLDLDMVSFTLVYEEIARGWMGIAGILGSHNLACWMIARHGTEEQKQQWLPRLASGECRTGIGLTEPGAGTDLQGIKTTATRDGDDYVIRGTKTWITNARHANVLPVLVKTDPSASPAHKGMSILLVDTTTPGFEVQRDLGKLGYKGTESCEIFLDEVRVPASTLLGGVEGRGMQQALSGLEIGRLNIAGRSVGIAQASYDAALNYSRERTAFGKPISDFQAIQLKLADIATQLQAARLMTYWAAAKADSGARVDGEAGMAKYFASETAITASLEAMRIHGGYGYSTEFNVERYYRDAPLMSIGEGTNDIMRTVIAKALVNGTVTVG; encoded by the coding sequence ATGGATTTCAGCTTCACCGAGGAACAGCGCGACTTCCGGTCGGCGCTCCGCCAGCTGGTCGACAAGGAGATCATCCCGGTCGCCAACGAATGGGAGCGCGAGGGTCGCTATCCCACGGAGATCGTCTCGCGATTGCGGGACATGGGTTTGTTCGGGATCACCACGCCGGAGGAGTACGGCGGACTCGACCTCGACATGGTGTCCTTCACTCTCGTCTACGAGGAGATCGCCCGCGGCTGGATGGGAATCGCCGGCATCCTGGGCAGTCACAACCTGGCGTGCTGGATGATCGCGCGGCACGGCACCGAGGAGCAGAAGCAGCAGTGGCTGCCCCGGCTGGCGAGCGGTGAATGCCGTACCGGCATCGGACTGACGGAACCGGGAGCGGGCACCGACCTGCAAGGCATCAAGACCACCGCCACCCGCGACGGCGACGACTACGTCATCCGCGGCACCAAGACGTGGATCACCAACGCGCGCCACGCCAATGTGCTTCCCGTCCTGGTCAAGACCGACCCGTCGGCCTCGCCGGCGCACAAGGGCATGAGCATCCTGCTCGTCGACACCACGACTCCCGGCTTCGAGGTCCAGCGCGACCTCGGCAAGCTCGGCTACAAGGGCACCGAATCGTGCGAGATCTTCCTCGACGAGGTGCGGGTGCCGGCGTCGACGCTGCTCGGCGGGGTCGAGGGCCGCGGCATGCAGCAGGCGCTGTCCGGGCTGGAGATCGGCCGCCTCAACATCGCCGGCCGCAGCGTCGGCATCGCGCAGGCGTCGTACGACGCGGCGCTCAACTACTCCCGCGAGCGGACCGCCTTCGGCAAGCCGATCTCGGACTTCCAGGCGATCCAGCTCAAGCTCGCCGACATCGCCACTCAGTTGCAGGCCGCCCGTCTCATGACGTATTGGGCTGCCGCGAAGGCGGATTCGGGTGCACGCGTCGACGGGGAGGCGGGCATGGCCAAGTACTTCGCCTCGGAGACCGCGATCACCGCGAGCCTGGAGGCGATGCGGATCCACGGTGGCTACGGCTACTCGACCGAGTTCAACGTGGAGCGGTACTACCGCGACGCGCCGCTGATGTCGATCGGTGAGGGCACCAACGACATCATGCGGACCGTCATCGCCAAGGCACTCGTCAACGGGACCGTCACCGTCGGATGA
- a CDS encoding MmgE/PrpD family protein, translating to MTARRLATWAAGLDIDDIPDVTRRAAVRHLLDGIGNAIGARRLDQGGPGLSVARGLGGPAQAHPLGDSEAISAPAAAFANGVLMHALDFDDTHAGALVHPTTVVAPAVLAVAEEVGATGAQTVTALVAGLEIACRLGAAAPHGFHARGLHATAVVGPLAGAVAAGLLYGADADRLTDAIGVAASSSGGLLEFLDTGANTKVLHPGNAGFSGVLAARLALAGASGPESVLEGRRGLYRALADRDVDPDVIVADLGTRWESAGIGIKPYPSCQLMHASLDAVTQALAEAARSGTEVSASRIAAISVDVHPDSVDIVCGPGTGTRSPRSVYDAKFDLPWSVAALVHDGAVTVDTYADDSIVRPEVAATAGLVEVVPVPDDRPAAAAAGRAVITLEDATRLVGEVPCSRGTSGRPMDDAAVAEKFRGNGGGGKASEALIEAVFGLRDAQSVEQIPALAATLVG from the coding sequence GTGACCGCCCGCCGCCTCGCGACCTGGGCCGCGGGCCTCGACATCGACGACATCCCCGACGTCACCCGGCGGGCCGCGGTGCGGCATCTGCTCGACGGGATCGGCAACGCGATCGGAGCCCGTCGACTCGACCAGGGCGGCCCCGGACTGTCCGTAGCCCGTGGGCTCGGCGGCCCGGCGCAGGCCCATCCGCTCGGTGATTCCGAGGCCATCTCGGCTCCCGCGGCGGCCTTCGCCAACGGGGTGCTGATGCACGCACTGGACTTCGACGACACCCATGCCGGTGCGCTCGTGCATCCGACGACGGTCGTGGCGCCGGCCGTCCTGGCCGTCGCCGAGGAAGTCGGCGCGACCGGTGCGCAGACGGTGACCGCGCTGGTGGCGGGCCTGGAGATCGCTTGTCGACTCGGCGCGGCCGCACCGCACGGCTTCCACGCACGCGGCCTCCATGCGACCGCCGTCGTCGGCCCCCTCGCCGGTGCCGTCGCCGCCGGTCTGCTGTACGGCGCCGACGCCGATCGCCTCACCGATGCGATCGGTGTCGCGGCGTCGTCGTCGGGCGGGTTGCTCGAGTTCCTCGACACGGGCGCCAACACCAAGGTCCTGCATCCGGGGAACGCGGGTTTCAGCGGTGTCCTCGCCGCACGCCTGGCGCTGGCCGGGGCCAGCGGCCCGGAGTCGGTGCTGGAGGGCAGGCGGGGTCTCTACCGAGCGCTCGCCGACCGCGACGTCGATCCCGACGTGATCGTCGCTGATCTCGGAACTCGTTGGGAGAGTGCCGGGATCGGCATCAAGCCGTACCCGAGTTGTCAGCTCATGCACGCCTCGCTCGATGCGGTGACGCAGGCCCTGGCCGAGGCCGCGCGATCGGGCACCGAGGTGTCGGCGTCGCGCATCGCCGCCATCAGCGTCGACGTCCATCCCGACAGCGTGGACATCGTCTGCGGCCCGGGAACCGGAACCCGCAGCCCGCGCAGCGTCTACGACGCGAAGTTCGACCTGCCGTGGAGTGTCGCCGCACTCGTCCACGACGGAGCGGTCACGGTCGACACCTACGCCGACGACTCGATCGTCCGACCCGAGGTGGCCGCCACCGCCGGACTCGTCGAGGTCGTTCCGGTACCCGATGACCGCCCGGCCGCCGCCGCCGCCGGGCGGGCGGTCATCACCCTCGAGGACGCCACCCGGCTCGTCGGCGAGGTTCCCTGCAGCCGAGGCACTTCCGGCCGGCCGATGGACGACGCCGCGGTCGCCGAGAAGTTCCGGGGCAACGGCGGTGGGGGAAAGGCCTCCGAGGCACTCATCGAAGCCGTCTTCGGTTTGCGCGACGCGCAGTCCGTTGAGCAGATCCCGGCACTCGCGGCCACCCTCGTCGGCTGA
- a CDS encoding hydantoinase B/oxoprolinase family protein: MAKTLMPTDGVSLAAEANRTWNTVEVDPITLRVIGGALNSMAKEMAQVLYRMAYSSLIRESEDLGAGIFDVNGRELCESDSTPMHCGSIPAYIRGVNRKLAGTYKPGDVILHNHPYHGAAHSPDYGVIIPIFWEGEHIGFAGCTGHVSDIGGNFPGLCMDVVDVWAEGKLMDSMKIYDGGVRNDMLIQHILDNVRTPEQNRGDLEALIACSRIGEKRFVELLEKYGLDVVMSAADRWMDYSEEMLRSRIRDIPNGSYEAPIGYLDDDGKNRGVPLKVAVRVQIEDEDVLIDLTGSNDQVPTAFNVPFEGSVLPVAVSAIRTILLDEHLTEEFVPQNDGCFRPVRAYAPEGTIFNPDFPASCFARFSQVNRIFDSINLALAPVLPERAIAGSSAALCAIAYSGLAEDGESYWVYIEINEGSYGARNGKDGMDAVDALMANTRNNPIEELELNHAMRAERYELRDESPAPGQWRGGIGSVRTWYMETDTFLGSEADNRSDPPAGALGGGDGASGSFIRNPGTPEEEVLFSKVTQEVIHEGERLEIRMPSGGGFGDPFLRDPFAVLSDVWDEYLTADEARQDYGVVVNTDNWTVDAEATEQLRASRVAS; the protein is encoded by the coding sequence ATGGCGAAGACCCTGATGCCCACCGACGGCGTCTCCCTTGCCGCCGAGGCCAATCGGACCTGGAACACCGTCGAGGTCGATCCGATCACCCTGCGCGTCATCGGTGGCGCGCTGAACTCGATGGCCAAGGAGATGGCCCAGGTCCTCTACCGCATGGCCTACTCGAGCCTGATCCGCGAGTCCGAGGATCTCGGCGCCGGCATCTTCGACGTCAACGGTCGCGAACTGTGCGAGTCGGATTCGACTCCGATGCACTGTGGTTCGATCCCGGCCTACATCCGCGGGGTCAACCGCAAGCTCGCCGGGACGTACAAGCCGGGTGACGTGATCCTGCACAACCACCCCTACCACGGTGCGGCCCACTCCCCCGACTACGGCGTGATCATCCCGATCTTCTGGGAGGGTGAGCACATCGGCTTCGCCGGGTGTACCGGTCACGTCTCCGACATCGGCGGCAACTTCCCCGGCCTGTGCATGGACGTCGTCGACGTCTGGGCCGAGGGCAAGCTGATGGACTCCATGAAGATCTACGACGGCGGCGTCCGCAACGACATGCTGATCCAGCACATCCTGGACAACGTGCGTACGCCGGAGCAGAACCGCGGCGACCTCGAGGCCCTCATCGCCTGCTCGCGCATCGGTGAGAAGCGGTTCGTCGAACTGCTCGAGAAGTACGGTCTCGACGTCGTCATGAGTGCCGCCGACCGGTGGATGGACTACTCGGAGGAGATGCTGCGCAGCCGCATCCGGGACATCCCCAACGGCAGCTACGAGGCTCCGATCGGCTACCTCGACGACGACGGCAAGAACCGCGGTGTCCCGCTGAAGGTCGCGGTGCGTGTGCAGATCGAGGACGAGGACGTCCTCATCGACCTCACCGGTTCCAACGACCAGGTGCCGACGGCGTTCAACGTGCCCTTCGAGGGTTCGGTGCTCCCGGTCGCGGTGAGCGCGATCCGCACCATCCTCCTCGATGAGCACCTCACCGAGGAGTTCGTCCCGCAGAACGACGGTTGTTTCCGTCCGGTGCGTGCCTACGCACCCGAGGGAACCATCTTCAACCCGGACTTCCCGGCGTCGTGCTTCGCGCGTTTCTCGCAGGTCAACCGCATCTTCGACTCGATCAACCTGGCGCTCGCGCCGGTGCTGCCGGAGCGGGCGATCGCCGGCTCGTCGGCGGCCCTGTGCGCCATCGCCTACTCCGGTCTCGCGGAGGACGGGGAGTCGTACTGGGTCTACATCGAGATCAACGAGGGTTCCTACGGTGCACGCAACGGCAAGGACGGCATGGACGCCGTCGACGCCCTGATGGCCAACACCCGCAACAACCCGATCGAGGAACTCGAACTCAACCACGCCATGCGCGCCGAGCGTTACGAGCTGCGTGACGAGTCGCCGGCTCCCGGCCAGTGGCGCGGCGGCATCGGCAGCGTGCGTACCTGGTACATGGAGACCGACACCTTCCTGGGCTCGGAGGCCGACAACCGCAGCGACCCGCCCGCGGGTGCGCTCGGCGGCGGCGACGGTGCGTCGGGATCGTTCATCCGCAACCCCGGCACGCCCGAGGAAGAGGTGTTGTTCTCGAAGGTCACCCAGGAGGTCATCCATGAGGGTGAACGTCTGGAGATCCGGATGCCGTCGGGTGGCGGTTTCGGTGACCCGTTCCTGCGCGACCCGTTCGCCGTGCTGTCCGACGTGTGGGACGAGTACCTCACGGCCGACGAGGCGCGCCAGGACTACGGTGTGGTCGTGAACACCGACAACTGGACCGTCGACGCAGAGGCCACCGAGCAGCTGCGCGCGTCCCGGGTGGCGTCCTGA
- a CDS encoding MaoC family dehydratase codes for MTTHPATLGRFFEDYVVGDVYQHPMGRTITDTDNAWITCLSMNTNQNHFNEHLARTNPITDGKVIVNSGLTIALVLGLSVIDMSQNAVANLEFTDVKLQHPVYVGDTIYAESICTDLRQSKSRPYAGIVSMTTRGINQDGEVVISWKRSVMVATRESGIGQNYFPEVKGPSLAELTAPVSAEVTR; via the coding sequence TTGACCACCCATCCCGCCACACTCGGACGCTTCTTCGAGGACTACGTCGTGGGCGACGTCTATCAGCACCCGATGGGCCGCACGATCACCGACACCGACAACGCATGGATCACCTGCCTGTCGATGAACACCAACCAGAACCACTTCAACGAGCACCTCGCACGGACGAATCCCATCACCGACGGCAAGGTGATCGTGAACTCGGGGCTGACCATCGCGCTGGTACTCGGGCTGTCGGTGATCGACATGAGTCAGAACGCCGTGGCCAACCTGGAGTTCACCGACGTCAAGCTCCAGCATCCGGTGTACGTCGGCGACACGATCTACGCCGAGAGCATCTGCACCGACCTGCGGCAGTCCAAGTCGCGGCCCTACGCGGGCATCGTGTCGATGACCACTCGGGGCATCAACCAGGACGGCGAGGTCGTGATCTCGTGGAAGCGTTCGGTGATGGTCGCGACCCGCGAGAGCGGCATCGGGCAGAACTACTTCCCCGAGGTCAAAGGACCTTCCCTGGCCGAGCTGACGGCTCCGGTATCCGCCGAGGTCACCCGATGA
- a CDS encoding amidase → MVSVAERLNTVISWVPEELRVDPSGARGPLAGVRVGVKDNIEVGGVRSTCGSEFFADRVATDDAACVGALKRAGAVITSTLNLAEFAVGVTSQNSASGGPVNPWDARRVPGGSSGGSGVAVAAGIVDVALGTDTGGSIRLPAACCGVTGLRPSIGVLDMSGIFPVSADFDTVGPLARTATRVRETFAVLAGSDPTPADTGALTVAVPRPFVTGDVDPAIADAVTETVELIRGLGHRVVEYPVPHSDSAQDVVYTLIYSDLARIHGERLRDEPSLFQAATRERISLGLGISDEQRAAAVRQRDVFRSAMAEMFRDVDVVLTPAMPVDVPEIGVGEAVVAQARRMGQLTYPWSLHDGPTLALPVGVHPSGMPIGAQLTAARLGEGTLFALAEQVQEHSEWHLRLPPVRVSSGV, encoded by the coding sequence GTGGTTTCCGTCGCCGAGCGGCTCAACACGGTCATCTCCTGGGTGCCCGAGGAGCTGCGGGTCGATCCTTCCGGGGCGCGGGGCCCCCTGGCGGGTGTCCGCGTGGGCGTGAAGGACAACATCGAGGTCGGCGGGGTGCGGTCCACCTGTGGTTCGGAGTTCTTCGCCGACCGTGTGGCGACCGACGACGCCGCGTGTGTCGGTGCCCTCAAGCGCGCCGGGGCGGTGATCACCTCCACGCTGAACCTCGCGGAGTTCGCCGTCGGCGTCACGAGCCAGAACTCGGCGTCGGGCGGTCCGGTGAATCCCTGGGACGCCCGACGCGTACCGGGTGGCTCGAGCGGCGGTTCAGGTGTCGCCGTCGCCGCGGGGATCGTCGACGTGGCGCTGGGCACCGACACCGGCGGTTCGATCCGGTTGCCCGCCGCATGCTGCGGGGTGACCGGTCTGCGACCGTCCATCGGTGTGCTGGACATGTCCGGGATCTTCCCCGTCAGTGCGGATTTCGACACCGTCGGACCGCTGGCCCGCACGGCCACCCGGGTGCGGGAGACATTCGCGGTGCTCGCGGGTTCGGATCCGACGCCCGCGGACACCGGCGCCCTGACGGTTGCGGTGCCGCGGCCGTTCGTCACCGGCGACGTCGATCCCGCCATCGCCGACGCCGTCACCGAGACCGTCGAACTCATCCGGGGACTGGGTCACCGGGTTGTGGAATACCCGGTGCCACACAGTGACTCGGCGCAGGATGTGGTCTACACACTGATCTATTCGGACCTGGCGCGCATCCACGGCGAACGACTGCGCGACGAGCCCTCCCTGTTCCAGGCGGCGACCCGCGAGCGGATCTCCCTCGGACTGGGCATCTCCGACGAGCAGCGGGCGGCTGCTGTTCGACAGCGGGACGTGTTCCGGTCGGCGATGGCCGAGATGTTCCGGGACGTGGACGTCGTGCTCACCCCCGCGATGCCGGTGGATGTGCCGGAGATCGGCGTCGGGGAAGCAGTCGTGGCGCAGGCCCGGCGAATGGGACAGCTGACGTATCCGTGGTCGTTGCACGACGGCCCGACGCTGGCGCTGCCGGTCGGTGTGCATCCGTCCGGTATGCCCATCGGTGCACAGTTGACTGCGGCGAGACTGGGCGAGGGGACCCTCTTCGCGCTGGCCGAGCAGGTGCAGGAGCACAGCGAATGGCATCTCCGGCTCCCGCCCGTGCGCGTCAGTTCGGGCGTCTGA
- a CDS encoding HpcH/HpaI aldolase/citrate lyase family protein, which translates to MSSALIYLYVPGDRPERFGKAIASGTDAVVLDLEDAVPLAAKDSARIAVGTWLERRDRPGVPAWVRVNPGAELLDDLTMAVRCGADGIWLPKCDDRATLERVDRILTDLEAQEGRPPTPVSPLIETGAGLVNAPAIAAGPRVEFVQIGEVDLAADLGVTPVVGDELLWARSQVVAASAAARIRPPLAAASPVIDDPESFETETRRLTGLGFFGRACIHPRQIGPARAGLAPTASEVDTAVDVLAAFDAAGHGAATDSAGRLIDEAVARIARRTLARRV; encoded by the coding sequence ATGAGTTCGGCGCTGATCTACCTGTACGTACCGGGCGACCGGCCCGAACGTTTCGGCAAGGCGATCGCCTCCGGTACCGACGCCGTGGTCCTCGACCTCGAGGACGCGGTGCCGCTGGCGGCCAAGGACTCCGCGCGCATCGCGGTGGGCACCTGGCTCGAGCGCCGCGACCGGCCCGGTGTTCCCGCATGGGTGCGGGTGAACCCGGGTGCCGAACTTCTCGACGACCTGACCATGGCGGTCCGGTGCGGTGCCGACGGCATCTGGCTGCCCAAGTGCGATGATCGCGCGACCCTGGAACGCGTGGACCGGATACTCACCGATCTGGAAGCCCAGGAGGGGCGTCCGCCGACACCGGTCTCACCGCTGATCGAAACAGGTGCCGGACTGGTGAATGCACCGGCGATCGCCGCGGGTCCCCGGGTCGAGTTCGTGCAGATCGGTGAGGTCGACCTGGCCGCGGACCTCGGGGTCACGCCGGTCGTCGGCGACGAATTACTCTGGGCACGATCGCAAGTCGTGGCCGCCTCGGCAGCGGCACGGATCCGGCCACCCCTCGCGGCGGCATCGCCCGTGATCGACGACCCCGAGTCGTTCGAGACCGAGACCCGGCGACTCACCGGTCTCGGCTTCTTCGGTCGCGCGTGCATCCACCCGCGCCAGATCGGGCCCGCACGTGCCGGTCTCGCACCGACCGCGTCCGAGGTGGACACCGCGGTCGACGTGCTGGCAGCGTTCGACGCCGCCGGGCATGGAGCGGCGACCGACAGTGCGGGGCGACTAATCGACGAGGCGGTCGCCCGGATCGCGCGAAGGACCCTGGCTCGCCGGGTCTGA